Proteins from one Mixophyes fleayi isolate aMixFle1 chromosome 9, aMixFle1.hap1, whole genome shotgun sequence genomic window:
- the ZWINT gene encoding outer kinetochore KNL1 complex subunit ZWINT isoform X1 — MAETAELFLDSLLNNSCLDVRQKDVWDGEVPAKVLLDYIVERSRKQKMMCGQLQVLRFMLEFLQEADSAGWEETNPKLLNIDAEEVKQKWKALKYEYREKVKDVEEAIPQLLERIQLVHEKRTQLEESLQRYQSQKAVTDNKTKDKQQHLQEVSQKQQLVVEKCQSQIQQLKEELQKLEQSADSWIEAVGRDSTHVGLLTTLPGLSVVCVGEQELVLDVMADEKMEIPPLRVTLRWTSEERFQVETDGSVPGLPMDLQQGATSRIPSVLLELQCWYRSNGRLLSELRELEERYTIDWLATERTLLLLKGGKRYRLLVKPGYPLSGGVRLMSVAGAEPCVVPDNCKPLVESPSLSDWLKYLHNAPNLST, encoded by the exons GTTTTTGGATTCTCTTTTGAACAACTCCTGCCTGGATGTGCGGCAGAAAGATGTCTGGGATGGAGAAGTCCCAGCTAAAGTCCTTCtggattatattgtg GAGCGGAGCAGGAAGCAGAAGATGATGTGCGGTCAGCTGCAAGTCCTGCGTTTCATGCTCGAGTTTCTACAAGAAGCAGATTCTGCCGGCTGGGAGGAAACCAACCCAAAGCTACTGA ACATAGATGCAGAGGAGGTGAAACAGAAGTGGAAAGCTCTTAAATATGAGTATCGGGAGAAAGTGAAGGATGTGGAGGAGGCTATACCTCAGCTGTTGGAGAGAATTCAGCTTGTTCATGAGAAGAGGACTCAACTGGAGGAGAGTCTGCAAAGATACCAGAGCCAG AAAGCCGTCACAGACAACAAG ACCAAGGACAAACAGCAGCATTTACAAGAAGTTTCCCAGAAGCAGCAGCTCGTGGTGGAGAAATGTCAGAGTCAAATTCAGCAGCTGAAGGAAGAGCTGCAGAAACTGGAGCAGTCGGCGGACAGCTGGATAGAAGCTGTAGGGAG GGACTCCACGCACGTAGGCCTCCTGACGACGCTGCCGGGATTGTCGGTGGTGTGTGTCGGAGAGCAGGAGCTTGTTCTAGATGTGATGGCCGATGAGAAGATGGAGATCCCACCGCTGAGGGTGACTCTGCGCTGGACATCTGAAGAGAGGTTTCAGGTGGAG ACGGACGGCTCTGTGCCCGGCCTGCCCATGGACCTGCAGCAAGGGGCCACGTCTCGTATCCCGTCTGTACTCCTGGAGCTGCAGTGTTGGTACCGGAGCAATGGGCGACTTCTGAGTGAGCTGAGAGAGCTGGAGGAGAG ATATACTATAGACTGGCTCGCCACAGAACGGACGCTACTTCTCCTGAAGGGGGGCAAACGGTACCGTTTGCTGGTCAAACCAGGCTACCCCCTCAGCGGAGGCGTCCGGCTGATGTCAGTGGCGGGAGCAGAGCCGTGCGTCGTTCCTGACAACTGCAAG CCCCTTGTTGAGAGCCCCTCACTGAGTGACTGGCTGAAATATTTGCACAACGCTCCTAACCTCAGTACTTGA
- the ZWINT gene encoding outer kinetochore KNL1 complex subunit ZWINT isoform X2: MMCGQLQVLRFMLEFLQEADSAGWEETNPKLLNIDAEEVKQKWKALKYEYREKVKDVEEAIPQLLERIQLVHEKRTQLEESLQRYQSQKAVTDNKTKDKQQHLQEVSQKQQLVVEKCQSQIQQLKEELQKLEQSADSWIEAVGRDSTHVGLLTTLPGLSVVCVGEQELVLDVMADEKMEIPPLRVTLRWTSEERFQVETDGSVPGLPMDLQQGATSRIPSVLLELQCWYRSNGRLLSELRELEERYTIDWLATERTLLLLKGGKRYRLLVKPGYPLSGGVRLMSVAGAEPCVVPDNCKPLVESPSLSDWLKYLHNAPNLST, encoded by the exons ATGATGTGCGGTCAGCTGCAAGTCCTGCGTTTCATGCTCGAGTTTCTACAAGAAGCAGATTCTGCCGGCTGGGAGGAAACCAACCCAAAGCTACTGA ACATAGATGCAGAGGAGGTGAAACAGAAGTGGAAAGCTCTTAAATATGAGTATCGGGAGAAAGTGAAGGATGTGGAGGAGGCTATACCTCAGCTGTTGGAGAGAATTCAGCTTGTTCATGAGAAGAGGACTCAACTGGAGGAGAGTCTGCAAAGATACCAGAGCCAG AAAGCCGTCACAGACAACAAG ACCAAGGACAAACAGCAGCATTTACAAGAAGTTTCCCAGAAGCAGCAGCTCGTGGTGGAGAAATGTCAGAGTCAAATTCAGCAGCTGAAGGAAGAGCTGCAGAAACTGGAGCAGTCGGCGGACAGCTGGATAGAAGCTGTAGGGAG GGACTCCACGCACGTAGGCCTCCTGACGACGCTGCCGGGATTGTCGGTGGTGTGTGTCGGAGAGCAGGAGCTTGTTCTAGATGTGATGGCCGATGAGAAGATGGAGATCCCACCGCTGAGGGTGACTCTGCGCTGGACATCTGAAGAGAGGTTTCAGGTGGAG ACGGACGGCTCTGTGCCCGGCCTGCCCATGGACCTGCAGCAAGGGGCCACGTCTCGTATCCCGTCTGTACTCCTGGAGCTGCAGTGTTGGTACCGGAGCAATGGGCGACTTCTGAGTGAGCTGAGAGAGCTGGAGGAGAG ATATACTATAGACTGGCTCGCCACAGAACGGACGCTACTTCTCCTGAAGGGGGGCAAACGGTACCGTTTGCTGGTCAAACCAGGCTACCCCCTCAGCGGAGGCGTCCGGCTGATGTCAGTGGCGGGAGCAGAGCCGTGCGTCGTTCCTGACAACTGCAAG CCCCTTGTTGAGAGCCCCTCACTGAGTGACTGGCTGAAATATTTGCACAACGCTCCTAACCTCAGTACTTGA
- the LOC142101252 gene encoding catechol O-methyltransferase A-like isoform X1: MLAVVLTLGAVLVSAILLVVWRVRTNGEWALWWHDNYLERLRDLLSGTTRPVRMLRYVQRYAKYGDALSVISAVDSYCSKVEWAMNVGDKKGEILDAVVLETRPRWVLELGTYCGYSTVRIARLLPPGARLITIEMNPHYAQVAKEVLQHAGLDTQLPPVSDNPLPSTPSSSCCGAEQPARDATQPTPHQQKWRLQDALLYTTLHCLQLPLQLFSRSSQNPLTPSSPPAQEKEAERRITGQTCKVELLLGSTSALIPQLKKKFDIEKFDLVFIDHWKVSYLPDTKLLEESDLLRAGTVLLADNVTCPGAPDYLQYVRNSPRYQSQYYPAQLEYLQVEDGMEKSIFLG; encoded by the exons ATGCTAGCGGTGGTCCTGACTCTCGGCGCTGTGCTGGTGAGTGCCATCCTCCTGGTCGTCTGGCGAGTGCGCACCAATGGCGAGTGGGCACTCTGGTGGCATGACAACTACCTAGAGCGACTGCGAGACCTCCTGTCTGGAACCACGCGGCCCGTTAGGATGCTGCGGTACGTGCAACGTTACGCCAAGTACGGCGATGCCCTCAGCGTAATCTCGGCTGTGGATTCCTACTGCTCCAAGGTGGAATGGGCCATGAACGTGGGAGATAAGAAAG GTGAGATCTTGGATGCAGTGGTGTTGGAGACCCGCCCTCGATGGGTGTTGGAGCTTGGCACATACTGTGGGTATTCAACTGTGAGGATTGCCCGTTTGCTGCCCCCTGGTGCACGACTCATCACAATAGAAATGAACCCACACTATGCCCAGGTGGCTAAGGAAGTGTTGCAGCATGCGGGACTGGATACACAG CTGCCCCCTGTCTCTGATAACCCCCTGCCTTCCACCCCCTCCTCTTCCTGCTGCGGGGCTGAGCAGCCAGCAAGAGACGCCACGCAGCCCACCCCCCACCAGCAGAAGTGGCGGCTGCAGGATGCCCTGCTCTACACCACGCTGCATTGTCTGCAGCTGCCCCTTCAGCTCTTCTCTCGTAGCTCCCAAAACCCACTGACCCCCTCCTCACCTCCAGCTCAGGAGAAAGAGGCAGAGAGACGGATAACAGGTCAGACTTGCAAG GTGGAACTGTTGCTGGGTTCTACCTCCGCTCTGATTCCTCAGCTGAAGAAGAAATTTGATATCGAAAAGTTTGACCTGGTGTTTATAGACCACTGGAAAGTCAGTTATCTTCCTGACACCAAATTACTAGAG GAATCTGACCTACTGAGAGCTGGCACCGTCCTCCTGGCTGATAACGTCACCTGTCCTGGAGCCCCCGATTACTTGCAGTATGTAAGAAACAGCCCACGGTACCAGAGCCAGTATTACCCAGCACAGCTGGAGTACCTGCAGGTAGAGGACGGCATGGAGAAATCCATCTTCTTGGGGTGA
- the LOC142101252 gene encoding catechol O-methyltransferase B-like isoform X2 has protein sequence MLAVVLTLGAVLVSAILLVVWRVRTNGEWALWWHDNYLERLRDLLSGTTRPVRMLRYVQRYAKYGDALSVISAVDSYCSKVEWAMNVGDKKGEILDAVVLETRPRWVLELGTYCGYSTVRIARLLPPGARLITIEMNPHYAQVAKEVLQHAGLDTQVELLLGSTSALIPQLKKKFDIEKFDLVFIDHWKVSYLPDTKLLEESDLLRAGTVLLADNVTCPGAPDYLQYVRNSPRYQSQYYPAQLEYLQVEDGMEKSIFLG, from the exons ATGCTAGCGGTGGTCCTGACTCTCGGCGCTGTGCTGGTGAGTGCCATCCTCCTGGTCGTCTGGCGAGTGCGCACCAATGGCGAGTGGGCACTCTGGTGGCATGACAACTACCTAGAGCGACTGCGAGACCTCCTGTCTGGAACCACGCGGCCCGTTAGGATGCTGCGGTACGTGCAACGTTACGCCAAGTACGGCGATGCCCTCAGCGTAATCTCGGCTGTGGATTCCTACTGCTCCAAGGTGGAATGGGCCATGAACGTGGGAGATAAGAAAG GTGAGATCTTGGATGCAGTGGTGTTGGAGACCCGCCCTCGATGGGTGTTGGAGCTTGGCACATACTGTGGGTATTCAACTGTGAGGATTGCCCGTTTGCTGCCCCCTGGTGCACGACTCATCACAATAGAAATGAACCCACACTATGCCCAGGTGGCTAAGGAAGTGTTGCAGCATGCGGGACTGGATACACAG GTGGAACTGTTGCTGGGTTCTACCTCCGCTCTGATTCCTCAGCTGAAGAAGAAATTTGATATCGAAAAGTTTGACCTGGTGTTTATAGACCACTGGAAAGTCAGTTATCTTCCTGACACCAAATTACTAGAG GAATCTGACCTACTGAGAGCTGGCACCGTCCTCCTGGCTGATAACGTCACCTGTCCTGGAGCCCCCGATTACTTGCAGTATGTAAGAAACAGCCCACGGTACCAGAGCCAGTATTACCCAGCACAGCTGGAGTACCTGCAGGTAGAGGACGGCATGGAGAAATCCATCTTCTTGGGGTGA